In Terriglobia bacterium, the DNA window CGAATTGCTGAATTCAGGGGTGCGCCCCCCTTTTTTCCCGCAGGCCTGCCTGTTACATTGGATTACTGATGGCGTTTCCTCTTGCACATCCGGCCGCTGTATTGCCGCTTCGCCGGGTCCGGTGGCTCAAGTTCCCGGCTCTGATCATCGGCAGTATTGTGCCGGATATCGCGTACGTTTACGGTCCAGCCAGCGATTTCTCCCATCAACTGCTTGGCAGTCTTGTGTTTGGCTTGCCGGCAGGCGGATTGATTCTGGCTCTGTTCTACGGCTTCAGGACGAAAGTGATTCAGAGAATGCCCGCAGCTTTGAAGCGATCGCTTCTTCCGCTCTGCCAACGCCCGCCTGGTCCTGTCTGGATCGTCATCCTATCGTTAGTCATTGGGATCTGGAGTCACGTTCTCTGGGATGGCTTCACCCATAAGGATGGCTGGTTCGTCGAGCAGATCCCGATTCTTTCCAAAGTTCTCTTCCAGTATGACGGCCGAACCGCAAGACTTTGCACTGTTCTCTGGTATGCATCATCGTTGCTTGGAGCAATCTGGCTCTTTCTCTCCTTCGAGAAATGGAAAGGGATTGCAGCGCAAGAGACTATGTCCGCTAGGGAAATAGGACGAACCAGGTGGCGGGACGCGATTTTGCTTGCCAGTGCAGTCGTGCCGATTTCACTGCTCCATCATCTGGTACGCAGCCCAATCGGGTTTGTAATGACCGGCGCTTTTTCTCTATCTCTCGGCGTAGTGCTCGTTCTTAGAATGGCTTCAACGGGCGAAGATACTCTAGGCTGAAGGAAAGCAAGGCTTTTCCGCCCCTCCTGAATTACATTGACTCCACCTGTTCCCAGGGTTTACAAAAGTTACTGGTACAGCGCCGTACCTCGCGACAATGACGTCCCGGAACTCTAGGAGTCCCGCGGGCGTTTTTTTTTGGCCGCCATTGAGGAGGATTCATGAGCACCACTGCCGATGATCGCGATGCCGGCGATGTACTGACTCTCGAAGAGCTTGGAAATCTCACCAGGGAAGCCGGCAAGCCCGCCGAAACGCTGATGAACGTCGTGGCATTGATTGCGAGCCATTTCCATTCCGACGTCTGTTCGGCTTATCTGCTGGAGCCCGACCGCGCGACGCTGGTTCTGGCGGCCACGCTCGGTTTGAATCCGGAATGCATCGGCACCCTGCGTATGGCCCTGCACGAAGGGCTTGCCGGGCTGGTGGCCGAAGAGGTCCGACCGGTGGCCGTCGAGCAGGTCAGCAAGCATCCCCGTTTCAAATATTTCAGCGAAGCCGGCGAGGATGATTATCAATCGTTCCTCGGGGTGCCGCTGGTCGAGCGTGGAGTGCTTCAGGGGGTTCTGGTTGTTCAGACCATCGAGCCGCGTCAGTTCCGCGATGTCGAAGTGCAGATGCTGGTTCAGGCTGCAGCTCAGGTCGCTCCGGTCGTCAGCGAAGCGCGCACGCTCGATCGTTTCGTCGCGCCGACACTGGACCGGTTGTGGTCTCTGGCCCGGAATCTCTGGTGGGCGTGGGATCACGATTCGACCAGCCTTTTCCGCGACCTCGACCCGGCGCGTTTCCGGCAGCTCAATCACAACCCCGTTTCTCTGCTGGCCGAGATTCCCCTCGATGGAGTCGAGCGGCGCGCGCAGCAACTGGTCCTTCACAGCCGGATCAATTACGCGTATCGCCGGCAGCGCGAGTACCTCGAAGCCGATCGGACATGGGGCGCAAAGCATGCCGGCATTCTGCGTCCCCGGCCGGTGGCATATTTCTCGGCAGAGTTTGGTCTGCACGAATCGATACCGATCTACTCCGGCGGCCTCGGCGTTCTCGCCGGCGACCATATCAAGAGCGCTTCGGATCTGAATATCCCGCTTGTCGGCATCGGGCTGTTCTATGGCCAGGGTTATTTCCGCCAGCGGCTCGATCGTAACGGCTGGCAGCAGGAAGAGTACCTGGAGACGGATGTGAATTCGCTGCCGATGGAAATTGCCATCGCGGCCAACGGCCAGCCGGTTATGGTGCAGATCGAAACCTGGAGCGGCGCCATCCGGGCGAGGGTCTGGCGCGTGAA includes these proteins:
- a CDS encoding DUF4184 family protein, giving the protein MAFPLAHPAAVLPLRRVRWLKFPALIIGSIVPDIAYVYGPASDFSHQLLGSLVFGLPAGGLILALFYGFRTKVIQRMPAALKRSLLPLCQRPPGPVWIVILSLVIGIWSHVLWDGFTHKDGWFVEQIPILSKVLFQYDGRTARLCTVLWYASSLLGAIWLFLSFEKWKGIAAQETMSAREIGRTRWRDAILLASAVVPISLLHHLVRSPIGFVMTGAFSLSLGVVLVLRMASTGEDTLG